CGCCTCTGACGCTGTAGACAAGCTGCGCTTCGAAGCTCTGGCCAAGCCAGATTTGCTCGAAGGTGGCGCCGATCTGAAAATCCGTGTGAGCTTCGACAAGGACGCCAAGACCGTCACCCTCGAAGACAACGGTATCGGCATGAACCGTGACGATGTGATCACCCACTTGGGGACCATCGCCAAATCGGGCACCGCCGATTTCATGAAAAACCTGTCCGGCGATCAGAAGAAGGATTCGCACCTGATCGGTCAGTTCGGCGTAGGTTTCTACTCGGCCTTCATCGTTGCCGACCAGGTTGACGTTTACAGCCGTCGCGCCGGCACTCCTGCCAGCGAAGGCGTGCACTGGTCGTCGAAAGGCGAGGGCGAATTCGAAGTCGCCACGATCGAAAAACCTGAGCGCGGTACTCGCATCGTCCTGCACCTGAAAGCGGCGGAAGACGAGTTCGCCGATGGCTGGCGCCTGCGCAATATCATCAAAAAGTATTCCGACCATATCGCCCTGCCGATCGAGCTGCCGAAAGAAGTCACCGCAGCCGAAGGTGAAGAGCAGCCTGCGCAGGAATGGGAAACCGTCAACCGCGCCAGTGCCTTGTGGACCCGTCCGCGCACTGAAGTGAAGGACGAGGAATACCAGGAATTCTACAAACACATTGCTCACGACTTTGAGAACCCGCTGGCCTGGAGCCACAACAAAGTCGAAGGCAAGCTCGAATACAGCTCGCTGCTGTACGTGCCGGCCCGCGCACCGTTCGACCTGTACCAGCGTGAAGCGCCGAAAGGCCTGAAGCTGTACGTGCAGCGCGTGTTCGTCATGGATCAGGCCGAGTCGTTCCTGCCGCTGTACCTGCGCTTCATCAAAGGCGTGGTCGATTCCAACGACCTGTCGCTGAACGTGTCGCGGGAAATCCTGCAAAAAGACCCGATCATCGACTCTATGAAGTCGGCGCTGACCAAGCGTGTACTCGACATGCTGGAAAAACTGGCGAAGAACGAGCCTGAACAATACAAAGGCTTCTGGAAGAACTTCGGTCAGGTCATGAAAGAAGGCCCGGCTGAAGACTTCGCCAACAAGGAAAAAATCGCCGGTCTGCTGCGTTTCGCATCGACCAATGGCGACGACGGCGAGCAGATCGTTGGTCTGGCCGACTACCTGGCACGCGCCAAGGAAGGTCAGGACAAGATCTACTACCTCACCGGCGAAACCTACGCGCAGGTCAAGAACAGTCCGCACCTGGAAGTCTTCCGCAAGAAAGGCATCGAGGTGCTGCTGCTGACCGACCGCATCGACGAGTGGCTGATGAGCTACCTCAGCGACTTCGACGGCAAGAGCTTCGTCGACGTGGCACGCGGTGACCTCGATCTGGGCAACCTGGACTCGGAAGAGGACAAGAAAGCCGCGGAAGAAGTTGCCAAGTCCAAAGAAGGTCTGGTCGAGCGTCTGAAAACTGCGCTGGGCGATTCCGTGGCTGAAGTCCGCGTCTCTCATCGTCTGACCGATTCGCCAGCCATCCTGGCCATCGGCGAGCAGGATCTGGGTCTGCAAATGCGTCAGATCCTCGAAGCGAGCGGGCAGAAAGTGCCGGATTCGAAGCCGATCTTCGAGTTCAACCCGGCTCACCCGCTGATCGAGAAGCTCGACGGCGAGCGGAGCGAAGAGCGTTTCGGCGACCTGTCCCACATCCTCTTCGACCAGGCAGCGTTGGCTGCTGGTGACAGCTTGAAGGATCCGGCCGCTTACGTGCGCCGTCTGAACAAGCTGCTGGTTGAACTGTCGGTTTAATCACGTTGTAGAAAAACCCGCTTCGGCGGGTTTTTTCATTCTGGTGTTTAACCAATAAGGAGTCAGAAATGAGCCAAGTCACTGTGCGTTCCGTGGTCTATCAGATTGATGGCCAACCTTATGAAGGTCGTTTGGCGTTCGACGCCGAGCACAAGGGCGCGCGTCCGGGTTTGCTGATGGCGCCGAACTGGATGGGTGTCAGCGCTGGCGCCGAAGAGATCGCAAAGTCGGTGGCCGCCAAGGGCTACGTAGTATTGATCGCCGACGTCTACGGCCAGGCCGTACGTCCGCAAAACGCGGATCAGGCCGGTGCGGCGATGATGCCGTTGAAGGATGATCGTGCACTGTTGCGCAAGCGCATGCAGGCAGCATTCGAACAGTTGCAGAAGCAGGGGGAGGCGGCGGTCGATCTCTCGAAACTGGCGGTCTTCGGTTTCTGCTTCGGCGGTTGCTGTGCGCTGGATCTGGCGCGTACTGGTGCGCCGGTGAAGGCGGCGGTTTCGTTCCACGGTACGTTGGACTCGCCGAATCCGGCGGATGCCAAAAACATCAAAGGCTCGGTGCTGGTGCTGCATGGCGCGTCCGATCCATTGGTGCCGAAGGAGCAATTGCCGGCTTTCGAAGACGAAATGAATGCGGCGAACGTGGATTGGCAACTGCTGAGCTACGGCGGTGCGGTGCACTCGTTTACTGATCCGCACGCCAATGTGCCGGGCAAGATGATGTACGACGCGAAGACCGCTGCGCGGGCATTCAAGTCGATGCATGACTTGCTGGATGAAGTGTTCAAGGGCTGATTGAGCCTGGCGCCCACTGTGTCGGTGTCTGGCCGGGCCCCATCGCTGGCAAGCCAGCTCCCACAGGATTTTGTGTCGAACGCATATTTCGCGAACGACTCGAAAACTGTGGGAGCTGGCTTGCCAGCGAAGACTGACTCGCAGGCGACACAGCACTAAGGCAATTCAATCCGCTCAACTTCCCCCGGCACCGTCGGCCATTCCCCGGCCGCCCATTTGCGCCGCGCCTCATCAATCGCCACCGGATCGCTCGCGACAAAATTCCAGTTGATCCGCCGAGGCCCATCCAGTGGGGCGCCGCCGAACACAACGGCGTGAACATCGCTCTCGGCAAACAAACTCATCTCTTCCCCGGCTGGCAACACCACCAACGCATGCGGCTCGACCGCTTCGCCATTCAACTGCGCCTCACCGCTCAGTACATACAACGCACGCTCTTCATGCTCGGTCGGTATCAGCAGCGTGGTCGCTGTCTGCATCTTCACTTCGGCGTACAACGTAGGAGAAAGCACCGGCACCGGCGATTCCAGGCAAAAGCCTGAGCCGGCAATCATCCGAATCTGTACACCGAGGTTATCGCTGACCGGCAAGGTCGCCGCCGGGTGATGGCTGTAATGGCCGGGGCCTTGTTCGTGATCCTTGGGCGAAGCCAGCCAGATCTGCAAGCCGTGCATCGTGAAGCTTTGATCCCATAGCGGTTCGGGCGTGCGTTCAACATGAGCAATCGCGCTGCCGGCGGTCATCCAGCTGACATCACCGGCGCTGACCACTTGATCGGAGCCGAGGCTGTCCTTGTGCAGGAGTTGGCCTTCGAACAAATAGGTGAGGGTCGACAGACCGATGTGCGGATGCTGTCGGATGTTCATGCCTTTGCCCGTCGGATAAACCGTCTCAAGCATGTGATCAAAAAAAACGAAAGGCCCGACGCTGCGGCATTTGGCTGACGGCAGCGGACGTAAAATCGGCTGGCCTTCGACGTCTTCGGCGCGCGGGCGGATGATCAGAGGTTGAGTGTCCATGGTGCATTCCAGGCTGGGCGGGTGATGCCAGAAGCATAACCCGCCGCTGGCACCGGGATGGTTATTGGCTGTCAAAGCCTTGTGGCGCGTGGGTTTCGATGCTGACTTCGCTGGTGGTCATCAGCTTGTGAATGGGGCAACGGTCGGCGACGCGCAGCAATTCCTCACGCTGGGCGTCGGTGAGCACGCCTTTGAGAGTGAGGGTGACGTGCAGGGCGTATTTGCCTTTCTGCTCCTGGCTGTTGTCGCGTTTCACTTCAACACCCACGCCGGTCAGCGGGATGTCTTTTTTCTTCGCGTACATCTTCAGGGTCAGGGCCTTGCATGCACCTAGCGCCGCGTCGAAGTAATCGTGCGGCTCTGGCGCGGTGCCTTCGCCGCCGGCTGCAACCGGCACATCGGCAAATAGTTCGTGGTCATCGATTTGTACGGTGTGACGAAAACCTTCAGCGGAGACGGTATTGACGGTAACGGTCATGGGAACCTCACGGGCAGTAGGAAAAGTCGTTCGATCAAAAAAGACCTTGCAGTTATAGAGCATTCCCACCGGGACGCGTTCCACTTTCCTGCGGGATGAACCCTTGTTGTCGGGGCGCGGTCTAGGCTATGCCTACCTGTCGGAGATTACTTGTGTCCCTGTATCGTTTGAGTCTCGCCTGCCTTCTGGTGTTTGCCGGCACCGCCAGCGCCCGTGAATACACCTACAGCGACGCGCACTTGCACTACGTGGATTTTTTCCAGGAAACCGCCGGCATGGCGAAACTGCTGACGGCGATGAAAGAAAATTCCATCGAGCACGTGATGATTTCCGGGATACCCGTTGCGAAGAAGTGGCACGAGGACGAGCCCAAGCGTCCGCGCTATTACGCCGGCGATGACGCCGATGCTTATTGGTACAGCGCCACCGATGTGATCGTCGCCGATGCGGTTCAAAAACTGACGCCTGAGCAGCGTCCGTACTTTCATCCGTTTCTCTCCGGCTTCAACCCCAACGACAAAAACTCTGCCGCGCACATTCAACGCATGCTCGACCTGTACCCGGGGCTGTGGCAGGGCATTGGCGAAGTGTTTACCCGCCATGATGACCTCACTGCGCTGACCTCTGGTGATACGCCGCGCGCCAATAACGAGGCGATGACCAAGATCTATCATCTGGCGGCGGAAAATGATCTGCCGGTGATGCTGCATTCCAACATCACTTCCAAGCGTGAGAAAAATCCGTTGTACCTGAAGGAAGTCGAAGAGCCGCTGCGTAATCACCCGCACACACGGTTCATCTGGGCCCACGCGGGCACCAGCGCGGAAATCCATCGGCATCAAACGCAGCTGGATTTTCTCCTGCCGACCCTCACGCGCATGCTTGAGGCGTATCCGAATCTGTTTATCGACTTGTCGTGGAGCATGCTCACCCCCTATCTGCTGGACGAGCAGGGTCAGCCGCGTCCGGAATGGCTGGCGCTGGTTAGGCGTCACCCTGAGCGCTTCATGATCGGTTCCGATGTTGTCGGGCGGTTCAACAAGCTCGGCCGGGAAATGCACAGCTTTAAGCCCTTTCTTGATGCGTTGCCGGAAGACGTCGCGCGGAAAGTAGCGAAAGATAACTTCCTGGCGATCTTGCCGCGAACGGAGCTTAAGTCCGACAAAACAACGCTGAATCGTTAATGCCGAGTGTTCGAAGTATTAAGGCCTTTTGATATCACCTTTTGGTCTTACGCAAATTTCAGCCGGGCCGATACCTTCTAAAGCAACCAGCTGCAGGGTTGATGCAGCGCTTTTGGAAGGAACCAGCGCAATGAGTATCCGTAGTCTCAATATTGCCCCGCGTGCGGGCCTGGGTTTTGGCTTGTTGGCCCTGATGGTGTTTGCCCTTGGGGCGTTCGCCCTGCTGCAAATGTCGAACATGCGTGCCCAGTCCGACGAGGTCGACAACAACTGGCTGCCCAGCGTGATGGCGGTCGGCGAAATGAGTCAGGACATGCTGCGTCTGCGTGCGTTAACCATGCGGCTGTTGCTCAACCGCGATGCGCAGGCACTGCAGCAGAATGTCGCCAAGCTCAATGAACTGCGGGGTGCGCTCAGTGAGGCTCAGCAGCGTTACGACGTGTTGATCGTGCTGCCTGAGGAGCGCCGACTGTTTGATCGCTTCAAGGTCGCCGAGCACCAATATCTGGAGCTTCAGGCGCAGGTCATGCAGTTGTCTGCCCAGAATCGGGTGGAGGAGGCGGCGGCCATCCTCAATGGCGAGATGAGCCCCTTGGCCGACGAGATTGCGGTCACCCTGCGTGAACTGGTCGAACTGAACAAGCACAATGCCAATCTCGCCACCGAGGCCGCGCGGCTGGTCTTCACCAATTCGCGGGTGTGGGTCGGTGTAATGATTGGCATAACGGCGCTTGTCACAATCGGCCTGGCGCTGCTGCTGACTCGCAGCATCGTGCTGCCGTTGGCGCAATCCTTGGGCGTGGCGCAAGGGGTGGCGGGCGGTGATCTGACTGGCGATATCAACATCTGCGGAAAGGATGAGCCGGCGCGTCTGCTGCAGGCGCTGAAAAGCATGCAGCACAATTTGCGCGATACGATTCGACAGATTTCCGAGTCTTCCAGCCAATTGGCCTCGGCTTCTGAAGAGCTGAGTTGCGTCACCGAAGACGCCACGCGCGGTTTACATCAGCAGAGCCTGGAGATCGAGCAGGCGGCCACGGCGGTCAATCAGATGACCGCTGCGGTGGAGGAGGTGGCCAGCAACGCTGTGGCGACCTCCGAGGCCTCGCGTGAATCCGATCGTATCGCCCAGCATGGTCGTGAGCAGGTGCGGCAGACCGTGACTTCAATCGAATCCCTCGCCGAGGACGTTACGGCCAATGCAACGCAAGTCGAAGACCTTGCACAAAAGGTTCATGGCATCAGTAAGGTTTTGGATGTGATTCGTTCGATTGCCGAGCAAACCAACCTGCTGGCGCTGAACGCGGCGATTGAAGCGGCCCGGGCCGGTGATGCCGGGCGTGGGTTTGCAGTGGTGGCGGATGAGGTGCGGGCATTGGCGCATCGTACTCAGCAGTCGACGCAAGAAATCGAGCAAATGATTGGCGGCATTCAGCAGGGCACCGATTCGGCGGTCGGTTCGATGCAGCGAAGCAATGTACGGGCGCGTTCGACGCTCGAATTGGCAAAGGCAGCCGGGACTGCGCTGGAGGAAATCGCCTCGGCGTTCACCTTGATCAATGAGCGCAATCTGGTGATCGCCAGCGCCTCGGAAGAGCAGGCGGCGGTGGCGCGTGAGGTGGATCGCAATTTGATGAATATTCGTGATCTGGCGATGCAGACGTCGGCGGGGGCCAATCAGACCAGTGCGGCGAGCCAGGAGTTGTCGCGGTTGGCGGTGGATTTGAACAACATGGTGGCTAAGTTTTCAGTTTGAGTGTGTGGTGAACCCGGGGTTGCCCTCACCCTAACCCTCCCGAAACGTCGGACCGCCCAAGGGGAAAGGGCTGGGGTGAGGGGCGAGCCAGGCACAAATCTCCAGTCCAGCAGGCGAAAAAAAAGCCCCGCATTTCGCGGGGCTTTCTTATGTGGAGGTGGATCAGCTGCCTTTAACGGTTTTGCCGTTGACCGTGCCGTCCTGGAGCATGATGTTGTACTCCTTGCCGTCGGTTTCAACCTGTTGCAGGCGAACCAGCAGGTAATCCCAATCCTTGGCGAACCACAGGACGGTGATGCGCTTGCTTTGTGTCGGGTCGCGCACGCGCTCGACCTTGATCGCATCGATCTTGCCGGCCTTGGTCTCGACTTTTTCCGAGCCCAGTACGCGGAAGTCGTAGGTGTCTACTTCGCCGTCATCGACCACTTGGTAGCTCATGGTCTTCTTGCCAGCGGCGACGTCATGCTGCAGTGCCAACTGGTAAGTGGATTTGTCGACCATGCCGCGGTTCAGCGGGATCTTCACCGCGTCGCCACGGTCGGTACCGGTGACCATTTTGCTGTTCCAGTCGAAATCCAGATCAGCCTTCTTGGCCTTGCCCAGACCGCCACGTTCAAAGTGGTAGGACTGTGGCAACAAGGTGTCCTTGTCCAACGTCAGGGTGCTTTCTTCACTCAGGCTGGCGATCATCATCGAGGCCTTGAAGCTGAGTTTCCAGACACCGTTGGCTTCCTTGGTCAGGCTGCGTTCGGCGGTGCCGCTCATGGGCAGCTGCTTCCAGTCGGCGGTGTAGCTGGCGGAGAACGGTTGAAGGTCTGCCGCCTGTGCGAAAGGCAGGGCGAGCAGTGCGCAAGCGAAGAGCAGGGCGCGACGCATAATATCTCCTAGTTTCGAATCAAGTGGCCGCTGGCCGCGAGTAACTGGCCGTCCAGTGAAGCACCTTGCTCACCGAGTGCCAGTCGCCCTTCGGCAAACCAGCGTACGGCCAGCGGGTAGATCAGGTGTTCCTGAACATGCACTCGCTGCGCAAGAGTCTGCGGCGTGTCGTGCAACTCTACCGGTAATACTGCCTGTACGACCAGTGGCCCGCCATCGAGTTCCTCGGTGACGAAGTGTACAGAGCAGCCGTGCTCGGTGTCGCCGGCCTCCAGTGCGCGCTGATGAGTGTGTAACCCTTTGTATTTGGGCAGCAGCGACGGATGGATGTTGAGCAGGCGACCCTGATAGTGGCGAACGAAGTCAGCGCTGAGAATGCGCATGAATCCGGCCAGCACCACGAGCTTGGGATTGAATTCGTCGATCAGTTCGATCAGAGCAGCATCGAAGGCCTCGCGGCCTTCAAATGCCTTGTGATCCAGTGAGCGGGTGGCGATACCCGCGTCACTGGCGCGTTGCAGGCCGTAGGCGTCGGCGCGGTTGGAAATCACCGCAGCGATGCGGACCGGGCTGTCGCCGGTCCGCGTGCTGTCGATCAGGGCCTGCAAGTTACTGCCGGTGCCGGACAACAGCACCACGACATCACAGGTTGCGGACATTAATGAGCCTTAAGGTTCTGCAGATCAACCTGAGCAGCGCCTTCGGCAGCGGCAGCGATCTGGCCGATGACCCAAGGCTGTTCGCCGGCGTCACGCAGGGTGTTCAGGGCCACTTCAACGTGCTCCTGAGCCACGCAGATAACCATGCCGACGCCGCAGTTCAGAACGCGGTGCATTTCGGTCTCGTCAACGTTGCCTTTCTCTTGCAGCCAGTCGAAGACGGCAGGTCGAGTCCAGCTGGCCACATCAACCACGGCCTGAGCGCCTTTTGGCAGAACGCGCGGGATGTTGTCGAGCAGGCCGCCACCGGTGATGTGGGCCATGGCTTTGACGGCGCCGGTTTCTTTGATCAGCTTGAGCAGCGGCTTCACGTAGATGCGGGTTGGGGCCATCAGCAGATCGGTCAGCGGTTTGCCGTCGAGCTGGGTGTTTTCGATGTCGGCGCCGGAGACTTCGATGATCTTGCGGATCAGCGAGTAGCCGTTAGAGTGCGGGCCGGACGATGGCAGGGCGATCAGGGCGTCACCGGTGGCGACTTTCGAGCCGTCGATGATTTCCGATTTTTCCACGACGCCGACGCAGAAGCCGGCCAGGTCGTAGTCTTCGCCTTCGTACATGCCTGGCATTTCAGCGGTTTCGCCGCCGACCAGCGAGCAACCGGACAGTTCACAGCCAGCGCCGATACCGGTTACAACCTGGGCAGCGGTGTCGACGTTGAGTTTGCCGGTGGCGTAGTAGTCGAGGAAGAACAGTGGCTCGGCGCCGCACACTACGAGGTCGTTGACGCACATGGCGACCAGGTCGATGCCGATGCTGTCGTGCTTGTTCAGGTTCAGGGCCAGGCGCAGCTTGGTGCCGACGCCGTCAGTACCGGAAACCAGCACAGGTTGCTTGTAGCCGGCCGGGATTTCGCAGAGGGCGCCGAAACCGCCCAGGCCGCCCATGACTTCCGGACGCGCAGTGCGCTTGGCGACGCTCTTGATGCGTTCGACCAATGCTTCACCGGCGTCGATGTCTACACCGGCGTCCTTGTAGCTCAGGGAGGGTTGCTTGCTCATGATCCAGGCCTTTAGGGGGGATTCAGGGGTAACGACCGAGTCCAGCGGGGCGCCGAAGTCGATGGGGCGATTGCCTCACGCGAGTTTCGAGGTGCCCGGCTGTTGCCGGTCTGCGAAGGCGCGCGATTTTATCAGGCTTGAGGGGCAGCGGCCATCCTCACGCCGACGGGCAGGGGCATATCAGTGGAAATTTTTTGCAATTGCGGCATGTGGGTGCCTGTATAAGGTGTGGCAATTAACCGTCTATCGTTATCACTGTGCAAAAACTTACCGCTGTCGTGTGAATGTTTAGTGCTGGCAGATTGTCACAGTCTGGCTAAATCGGTTCACGCGGCCTGTTCCAGCCGCTCCTGTCGACGGGAATTCTCCATGCGTTTTTGTAAATTGTTGGTTGTGGGTTGTTTGTCTGTGGTCAGCCTGGCGAGTCATGCCGAAAACCTCAAAGGCCTTTATCAAGTGCGTCAGCCGGTCAGCAGCCAGGCGCCGGAAGAGCGAGATCGCGCCACTCAGGCCGCGCTGGATACGTTGGTGCTGCGCCTGACCGGCGATCCCAAGGCGCCGCAAAATCCGGGGCTGGCGGCAGTTCGCAAGGACCCTCAGCAGATTATCAGTCAGTTCGGTTTTGATGCCGGGCCGCCGGAGGTGCTGAAAATCGACTTCGACCCGAGCAGCACCGAACAGGCATTGCGCCGCGCCGGGTTGTCTTTGTGGGGCGCCAGTCGGCCGTCGATTCTGAGTTGGTGGCTGAACGATTCCACCGAAGGTTCGAGTCTGGTCGGTGATGGTCAGGCTGCCGCCGCGCCATTGCGGAATGCCGCTCAGCATCGCGGACTGCCGCTGCGTTTGCCGCTGGCGGATCTGAGTGAACAGCTTGTTGCCACAGCACCTGCGCTGGAAGGTGCTGATCCGGCGCCGTTGCGCGGTGCGTCCGAGCGCTATAACGCGGACGCCTTGCTGGCGGTGCACGCGCGCGAAGAAGGCGGGCAGTGGCAGGCCAAATGGCACTTGTGGCTGGGCGATCAAAAAGAGGCGGGCAGTGTGCAAGGTGCTGATCAGGCTGCCGTCGCTGACGCAGTGATGCTGGCAGTGTCCGAGCGCCTGGCGCCGCGTTTTGTGGCCAAGCCTGGCGCTTCGGGTCAGCAGACTCTGGAAGTGCAGGGCATGAATCTTGAGCATTACGCCGCGCTGTTGCGGTTACTCGAACCGTTTGGCGTGCGTCTGCAGAGTGTCGATGGCGATCGCATCGTGTATCGGGTCAATGGCAGTGCCGATCAGATGCGCGCGCAGTTGTCGCTGGCGAAGTTGCAGGAGCTGCCGGCTGAAGCGCCAGCCCCGGTGGCCGCGCCGCAGCCTGCGGTGGCAGGTGCAACGCCTGTCGCGGCTCCGGCACCGACACCTGCTGCGCCGTCGTTGCGGTTTCGCTGGTAAGTCTTTCTTTATATAGAAGCAGTAGGAGTGGTACATGGCCGATACGCGGCGTTGGTTCTGGCTCGGTGGGGTGGTCCTGCTTTGCGCGTTTGTGTGGTTGCTGCACCCGATCCTCACGCCGTTTCTGGTGGCGTTGCTATTGGCGTATCTGTTCGATCCGCTGGTGGATCGGTTGGAGAAGCTCGGCTTGTCGCGCACTTGGGGCGTGATCGCGGTGTTTGCCTTGTTCACCCTGATCGTCACGGCGCTGATGCTCGTGCTGGTGCCGATGCTCGCCAAGCAGTTGCTGCGTTTGTACGAACTGGCCCCGCAA
The sequence above is drawn from the Pseudomonas sp. FP2196 genome and encodes:
- a CDS encoding DUF2066 domain-containing protein gives rise to the protein MRFCKLLVVGCLSVVSLASHAENLKGLYQVRQPVSSQAPEERDRATQAALDTLVLRLTGDPKAPQNPGLAAVRKDPQQIISQFGFDAGPPEVLKIDFDPSSTEQALRRAGLSLWGASRPSILSWWLNDSTEGSSLVGDGQAAAAPLRNAAQHRGLPLRLPLADLSEQLVATAPALEGADPAPLRGASERYNADALLAVHAREEGGQWQAKWHLWLGDQKEAGSVQGADQAAVADAVMLAVSERLAPRFVAKPGASGQQTLEVQGMNLEHYAALLRLLEPFGVRLQSVDGDRIVYRVNGSADQMRAQLSLAKLQELPAEAPAPVAAPQPAVAGATPVAAPAPTPAAPSLRFRW
- a CDS encoding amidohydrolase family protein, which encodes MPTCRRLLVSLYRLSLACLLVFAGTASAREYTYSDAHLHYVDFFQETAGMAKLLTAMKENSIEHVMISGIPVAKKWHEDEPKRPRYYAGDDADAYWYSATDVIVADAVQKLTPEQRPYFHPFLSGFNPNDKNSAAHIQRMLDLYPGLWQGIGEVFTRHDDLTALTSGDTPRANNEAMTKIYHLAAENDLPVMLHSNITSKREKNPLYLKEVEEPLRNHPHTRFIWAHAGTSAEIHRHQTQLDFLLPTLTRMLEAYPNLFIDLSWSMLTPYLLDEQGQPRPEWLALVRRHPERFMIGSDVVGRFNKLGREMHSFKPFLDALPEDVARKVAKDNFLAILPRTELKSDKTTLNR
- a CDS encoding methyl-accepting chemotaxis protein; translation: MSIRSLNIAPRAGLGFGLLALMVFALGAFALLQMSNMRAQSDEVDNNWLPSVMAVGEMSQDMLRLRALTMRLLLNRDAQALQQNVAKLNELRGALSEAQQRYDVLIVLPEERRLFDRFKVAEHQYLELQAQVMQLSAQNRVEEAAAILNGEMSPLADEIAVTLRELVELNKHNANLATEAARLVFTNSRVWVGVMIGITALVTIGLALLLTRSIVLPLAQSLGVAQGVAGGDLTGDINICGKDEPARLLQALKSMQHNLRDTIRQISESSSQLASASEELSCVTEDATRGLHQQSLEIEQAATAVNQMTAAVEEVASNAVATSEASRESDRIAQHGREQVRQTVTSIESLAEDVTANATQVEDLAQKVHGISKVLDVIRSIAEQTNLLALNAAIEAARAGDAGRGFAVVADEVRALAHRTQQSTQEIEQMIGGIQQGTDSAVGSMQRSNVRARSTLELAKAAGTALEEIASAFTLINERNLVIASASEEQAAVAREVDRNLMNIRDLAMQTSAGANQTSAASQELSRLAVDLNNMVAKFSV
- the purM gene encoding phosphoribosylformylglycinamidine cyclo-ligase; translated protein: MSKQPSLSYKDAGVDIDAGEALVERIKSVAKRTARPEVMGGLGGFGALCEIPAGYKQPVLVSGTDGVGTKLRLALNLNKHDSIGIDLVAMCVNDLVVCGAEPLFFLDYYATGKLNVDTAAQVVTGIGAGCELSGCSLVGGETAEMPGMYEGEDYDLAGFCVGVVEKSEIIDGSKVATGDALIALPSSGPHSNGYSLIRKIIEVSGADIENTQLDGKPLTDLLMAPTRIYVKPLLKLIKETGAVKAMAHITGGGLLDNIPRVLPKGAQAVVDVASWTRPAVFDWLQEKGNVDETEMHRVLNCGVGMVICVAQEHVEVALNTLRDAGEQPWVIGQIAAAAEGAAQVDLQNLKAH
- a CDS encoding dienelactone hydrolase family protein, which gives rise to MSQVTVRSVVYQIDGQPYEGRLAFDAEHKGARPGLLMAPNWMGVSAGAEEIAKSVAAKGYVVLIADVYGQAVRPQNADQAGAAMMPLKDDRALLRKRMQAAFEQLQKQGEAAVDLSKLAVFGFCFGGCCALDLARTGAPVKAAVSFHGTLDSPNPADAKNIKGSVLVLHGASDPLVPKEQLPAFEDEMNAANVDWQLLSYGGAVHSFTDPHANVPGKMMYDAKTAARAFKSMHDLLDEVFKG
- the htpG gene encoding molecular chaperone HtpG; this translates as MSVETQKETLGFQTEVKQLLHLMIHSLYSNKEIFLRELISNASDAVDKLRFEALAKPDLLEGGADLKIRVSFDKDAKTVTLEDNGIGMNRDDVITHLGTIAKSGTADFMKNLSGDQKKDSHLIGQFGVGFYSAFIVADQVDVYSRRAGTPASEGVHWSSKGEGEFEVATIEKPERGTRIVLHLKAAEDEFADGWRLRNIIKKYSDHIALPIELPKEVTAAEGEEQPAQEWETVNRASALWTRPRTEVKDEEYQEFYKHIAHDFENPLAWSHNKVEGKLEYSSLLYVPARAPFDLYQREAPKGLKLYVQRVFVMDQAESFLPLYLRFIKGVVDSNDLSLNVSREILQKDPIIDSMKSALTKRVLDMLEKLAKNEPEQYKGFWKNFGQVMKEGPAEDFANKEKIAGLLRFASTNGDDGEQIVGLADYLARAKEGQDKIYYLTGETYAQVKNSPHLEVFRKKGIEVLLLTDRIDEWLMSYLSDFDGKSFVDVARGDLDLGNLDSEEDKKAAEEVAKSKEGLVERLKTALGDSVAEVRVSHRLTDSPAILAIGEQDLGLQMRQILEASGQKVPDSKPIFEFNPAHPLIEKLDGERSEERFGDLSHILFDQAALAAGDSLKDPAAYVRRLNKLLVELSV
- the purN gene encoding phosphoribosylglycinamide formyltransferase — encoded protein: MSATCDVVVLLSGTGSNLQALIDSTRTGDSPVRIAAVISNRADAYGLQRASDAGIATRSLDHKAFEGREAFDAALIELIDEFNPKLVVLAGFMRILSADFVRHYQGRLLNIHPSLLPKYKGLHTHQRALEAGDTEHGCSVHFVTEELDGGPLVVQAVLPVELHDTPQTLAQRVHVQEHLIYPLAVRWFAEGRLALGEQGASLDGQLLAASGHLIRN
- a CDS encoding pirin family protein → MDTQPLIIRPRAEDVEGQPILRPLPSAKCRSVGPFVFFDHMLETVYPTGKGMNIRQHPHIGLSTLTYLFEGQLLHKDSLGSDQVVSAGDVSWMTAGSAIAHVERTPEPLWDQSFTMHGLQIWLASPKDHEQGPGHYSHHPAATLPVSDNLGVQIRMIAGSGFCLESPVPVLSPTLYAEVKMQTATTLLIPTEHEERALYVLSGEAQLNGEAVEPHALVVLPAGEEMSLFAESDVHAVVFGGAPLDGPRRINWNFVASDPVAIDEARRKWAAGEWPTVPGEVERIELP
- a CDS encoding DUF3108 domain-containing protein, encoding MRRALLFACALLALPFAQAADLQPFSASYTADWKQLPMSGTAERSLTKEANGVWKLSFKASMMIASLSEESTLTLDKDTLLPQSYHFERGGLGKAKKADLDFDWNSKMVTGTDRGDAVKIPLNRGMVDKSTYQLALQHDVAAGKKTMSYQVVDDGEVDTYDFRVLGSEKVETKAGKIDAIKVERVRDPTQSKRITVLWFAKDWDYLLVRLQQVETDGKEYNIMLQDGTVNGKTVKGS
- a CDS encoding OsmC family protein produces the protein MTVTVNTVSAEGFRHTVQIDDHELFADVPVAAGGEGTAPEPHDYFDAALGACKALTLKMYAKKKDIPLTGVGVEVKRDNSQEQKGKYALHVTLTLKGVLTDAQREELLRVADRCPIHKLMTTSEVSIETHAPQGFDSQ